Proteins encoded within one genomic window of Candidatus Thermodiscus eudorianus:
- a CDS encoding NUDIX hydrolase, producing MDSRERVECRGRRVVFVSDIETLPNGRVSRVDRVLFPSSVTVLPLDEESCRITLLRQYRPAIGEWILEAPAGVIDNGELPEEAARRELEEEAGLSPSKLVKLGEGYTSPGYSTEYMHIYLALNPVATRSNPEEYEVISGVVEYSLDESISSILKGEIRDIKTILTIYGAYRYCSTRQTRPQ from the coding sequence GTGGACAGCCGTGAGAGAGTCGAGTGCCGTGGGAGACGTGTGGTCTTCGTTTCAGACATCGAGACACTGCCCAACGGCAGGGTGTCGAGGGTTGACAGGGTCCTCTTCCCCAGCTCCGTCACAGTGCTACCCCTGGACGAAGAGTCTTGTAGGATAACGCTCCTCCGGCAGTACAGGCCCGCGATAGGAGAGTGGATCCTGGAGGCGCCCGCTGGAGTAATCGATAACGGCGAGCTCCCCGAGGAAGCTGCAAGGAGGGAGCTAGAGGAGGAGGCCGGCCTCAGCCCATCAAAGCTGGTGAAGCTTGGAGAAGGTTATACCAGCCCTGGCTACTCGACCGAGTACATGCATATCTACCTGGCGTTAAACCCGGTAGCAACTCGTTCCAACCCGGAGGAGTACGAGGTCATCAGTGGAGTAGTAGAATATAGCTTGGATGAATCTATATCGAGTATCCTGAAAGGGGAGATACGCGACATCAAGACAATACTCACAATCTACGGGGCATACAGGTATTGCTCCACAAGACAAACCCGGCCCCAATAA
- the hmgA gene encoding hydroxymethylglutaryl-CoA reductase (NADPH), with product MSDGLDEVIEKLARGEISLSRLEQVLGNPNLAALARRLFLERKLGVHLSSIASTILDFSELYGRNIENPIGAVQVPVGVVGPLLVKGEYAKGEFYVPLATTEGALVASVSRGVKALTESGGVTVRVISNGMTRAPVLRFDSVLDAVRFLEWLDSNWEKLREAVRETTRHGRLTGYKPFLVGNLVWIRFIYETGDAMGMNMATIATDRICKRIEKEYPGKAECLAVSGNLCSDKKPAIINRLLGRGKYTIAEAVVKKDVVESLLKATANEIHVVNMTKNLLGSAVAGSPSYNAHVANIIAAIFLATGQDMAQVVESSLSFTWTEPRRGDLYISVTLPSLEVGTVGGGTRLPTQREALSIMGVAGGGEPPGVNALKLAEIIGATVLAGELNLLAALASDHLARAHELLGRGGIRGQP from the coding sequence ATGAGCGACGGACTCGACGAGGTAATAGAAAAGCTGGCCAGGGGAGAGATAAGCCTATCCAGGCTAGAGCAAGTGCTCGGTAACCCGAACCTAGCCGCCCTAGCCCGGAGGCTCTTTCTAGAGAGAAAGCTCGGCGTACACCTATCCTCGATAGCAAGCACCATACTAGACTTCTCGGAACTCTACGGTAGGAACATAGAGAACCCTATCGGCGCCGTGCAAGTCCCAGTGGGAGTAGTTGGGCCGTTGCTAGTGAAGGGAGAATACGCGAAGGGAGAATTCTACGTGCCCCTAGCGACCACCGAGGGAGCCCTTGTCGCAAGCGTCTCACGTGGCGTGAAGGCCCTGACAGAGAGTGGAGGCGTGACTGTAAGGGTCATAAGTAACGGAATGACTAGAGCCCCCGTCCTTCGATTCGATAGCGTGCTCGACGCGGTGAGGTTCCTTGAGTGGCTCGACTCGAACTGGGAAAAGCTTAGAGAGGCCGTGAGGGAGACCACTAGGCATGGGAGGCTAACTGGCTACAAGCCATTCCTCGTTGGAAACCTAGTCTGGATCCGCTTCATATACGAGACCGGAGACGCCATGGGCATGAATATGGCTACGATAGCAACCGATAGGATCTGTAAGAGGATCGAGAAGGAATACCCTGGGAAAGCCGAGTGCCTCGCAGTAAGCGGCAACTTGTGCAGCGATAAGAAGCCGGCCATCATAAACAGGCTACTCGGGAGGGGCAAGTACACGATAGCAGAGGCGGTGGTTAAAAAGGACGTGGTAGAGAGCCTGTTAAAGGCGACGGCCAACGAGATACACGTGGTGAACATGACAAAGAATCTTCTGGGGAGCGCCGTGGCGGGTAGCCCGAGCTATAACGCACACGTGGCGAATATTATAGCGGCGATATTCCTAGCCACGGGACAGGATATGGCCCAGGTGGTGGAGTCCAGCCTATCATTTACCTGGACCGAGCCCAGGAGGGGCGACCTCTACATATCCGTCACTCTGCCAAGCCTAGAAGTAGGAACTGTCGGAGGCGGGACACGCCTGCCCACTCAGAGAGAGGCTCTCTCTATAATGGGGGTTGCCGGGGGAGGCGAGCCCCCGGGCGTCAACGCGTTAAAGCTAGCCGAAATCATCGGTGCAACCGTGTTAGCCGGCGAGTTAAACCTACTGGCAGCCCTTGCATCGGACCATTTGGCTAGAGCCCATGAACTGCTTGGCAGGGGTGGAATCCGTGGACAGCCGTGA